One region of Mycolicibacterium lutetiense genomic DNA includes:
- a CDS encoding NAD(P)/FAD-dependent oxidoreductase: protein MHTVFERSVPADSLIERSLATTVLRPFWLDDVPAQPRHPALTRASSQYDLVVVGGGYTGLWSALLAKQRDPGMRVALLEGQTLGWAASGRNGGFVEASLTHGEENGRNRWPDEIDALDRLGMENLDAIEKTVGALGLDCDFERTGTIAVALEPYQADELAAAPPRPGHLYLDRQAIRAEVDSPTYLAGRWAKDSAALVHPAKLVNELARAAVELGVDIYEHSKVLGVGPDRRGGRLTVRTERASLRSDRVILATNGFPSLLKRYRYHTVPVYDYALMTEPLTDAQLADIGWGHRQGISDMSNQFHYYRLSKDNRILWGGYDAVYHFGGRIRPRYEDRDVTYRRLAGHFFTTFPQLEDVGFSHRWAGMIDTSTRFCAFFGSACGGRVGYAAGFTGLGVAATRFAAEVMLDSFSGTPTARTELQMVKSMPLPFPPEPLASAGIQATRWSLDRADHRQGRRNVLLKALDAVGLGFDS from the coding sequence GTGCACACTGTTTTCGAACGAAGCGTTCCCGCCGACAGCCTCATTGAGCGTTCGTTGGCTACCACCGTCCTGCGGCCGTTCTGGCTCGACGATGTGCCGGCTCAGCCCCGCCATCCGGCGCTGACCCGGGCCTCGTCGCAGTACGACCTGGTGGTGGTCGGCGGCGGGTACACGGGTCTCTGGTCGGCCCTGCTGGCCAAGCAGCGTGACCCGGGCATGCGGGTGGCACTGCTCGAGGGGCAGACGCTCGGATGGGCGGCCTCGGGCCGCAACGGCGGTTTCGTCGAAGCCTCGCTCACCCACGGTGAGGAGAACGGACGCAACCGCTGGCCCGATGAGATCGACGCCCTCGACCGGTTGGGGATGGAGAACCTCGACGCCATCGAGAAGACCGTCGGTGCACTGGGTCTCGATTGTGATTTCGAACGGACCGGCACCATCGCGGTCGCGCTCGAGCCCTATCAGGCCGACGAACTGGCGGCCGCCCCGCCGCGGCCGGGACATCTGTATCTAGATCGGCAGGCCATCCGGGCGGAGGTCGATTCGCCCACCTACCTGGCCGGCAGGTGGGCAAAGGACAGTGCGGCACTCGTGCATCCCGCCAAGCTCGTCAACGAACTCGCCCGTGCGGCAGTTGAACTCGGTGTGGACATCTACGAACACAGCAAGGTGCTCGGTGTCGGGCCCGACCGCCGAGGCGGGCGGTTGACCGTGCGCACCGAACGCGCGTCGCTGCGAAGCGACCGAGTGATACTGGCCACCAACGGTTTCCCGTCGCTGTTGAAGCGCTACCGGTACCACACGGTCCCGGTCTACGACTATGCGTTGATGACCGAACCGCTCACCGATGCCCAGTTGGCCGACATCGGCTGGGGTCACCGGCAGGGCATCAGTGACATGTCGAATCAGTTCCACTACTACCGGTTGTCCAAGGACAACCGCATCCTGTGGGGCGGGTACGACGCCGTGTATCACTTCGGCGGCCGGATCCGGCCTCGATACGAAGACCGCGATGTCACCTATCGTCGGCTGGCCGGCCATTTCTTCACCACGTTCCCACAACTGGAGGACGTCGGGTTCAGCCATCGTTGGGCGGGCATGATCGACACCTCGACGCGATTCTGCGCCTTCTTCGGGTCGGCGTGTGGAGGCCGGGTGGGATACGCCGCGGGGTTCACCGGCCTGGGCGTGGCAGCCACCCGTTTCGCCGCCGAGGTCATGCTCGACAGCTTCTCGGGTACGCCGACGGCGCGGACCGAACTCCAGATGGTCAAGTCGATGCCGCTGCCGTTCCCGCCAGAGCCGTTGGCCTCGGCCGGAATTCAGGCCACCCGCTGGTCACTCGACCGCGCCGACCATCGGCAGGGGCGTCGTAACGTCCTGTTGAAGGCGCTCGACGCGGTCGGGCTGGGGTTCGACTCATAG
- the rpmC gene encoding 50S ribosomal protein L29 yields MAVGTTPGELRELSDTELTAKLRESKEELFNLRFQMATGQLANNRRLRVVRQEIARVYTVLRERELGLASGPVGEDS; encoded by the coding sequence ATGGCAGTGGGAACTACTCCTGGTGAGCTGCGTGAACTGTCCGACACCGAGTTGACGGCAAAGCTGCGCGAGTCCAAGGAAGAGCTGTTCAACCTGCGCTTCCAGATGGCAACCGGTCAGCTGGCCAACAACCGTCGGCTGCGCGTCGTGCGCCAGGAGATTGCACGGGTCTACACCGTGCTGCGTGAACGTGAGTTGGGTCTGGCTTCCGGACCCGTTGGTGAGGATTCGTAA
- a CDS encoding TetR/AcrR family transcriptional regulator translates to MGRTLKSESPRRRRRQTKQGVVLSEELIVEGALRVLRHHGATGLTVRRLGTALGADPTALYRYFRGIEDVVLAITDELLRRVVEGWEPTGRWREDMRELGVRVHRVYVEHPQAGVLAASRVTGGPHEIQVIETVLGLLRTAGFPEREAVDVYHAFIDQMLGFAALDAAFEALPAEHQAHDDDTWRDTYARLPAETHPNIAATSRLLDESMRGSGFESALNLLLDGIAARLNS, encoded by the coding sequence ATGGGCCGAACGTTGAAATCCGAGTCGCCACGGCGACGCCGGCGGCAGACCAAACAGGGCGTGGTCCTGTCCGAGGAGCTCATCGTCGAGGGTGCACTGCGCGTGCTGCGGCACCACGGCGCGACGGGCCTGACGGTCCGGCGACTCGGCACCGCCCTCGGCGCTGACCCGACCGCTCTGTACCGCTACTTCCGCGGCATTGAGGACGTGGTGCTCGCCATCACCGACGAGCTGCTGCGGCGCGTGGTCGAGGGGTGGGAACCGACCGGTCGGTGGCGGGAAGACATGCGGGAACTCGGCGTGCGGGTGCACCGCGTCTATGTCGAACACCCGCAGGCCGGGGTGCTGGCCGCGAGCCGGGTGACCGGAGGGCCCCACGAGATCCAGGTCATCGAAACGGTTCTGGGGCTGCTGCGGACGGCCGGATTTCCCGAGCGCGAAGCCGTCGACGTGTATCACGCCTTCATCGACCAGATGCTCGGGTTCGCCGCGCTCGATGCCGCCTTCGAAGCGCTGCCCGCCGAACATCAAGCCCACGACGACGACACGTGGCGCGACACGTACGCCCGGCTACCCGCCGAGACGCACCCCAACATTGCCGCCACCAGCCGTCTGCTCGACGAGTCGATGCGGGGCAGTGGGTTTGAATCGGCCCTCAATCTCCTGCTCGACGGCATTGCCGCGCGACTGAATTCGTGA
- the rpsS gene encoding 30S ribosomal protein S19 — protein sequence MPRSLKKGPFVDGHLLKKVDVQNDKNTKQVIKTWSRRSTILPDFIGHTFAVHDGRKHVPVFVTEAMVGHKLGEFAPTRTFKGHIKDDRKSKRR from the coding sequence ATGCCTCGTAGTCTCAAAAAGGGTCCGTTCGTCGACGGCCATCTTCTCAAGAAGGTCGACGTTCAGAACGACAAGAACACCAAGCAGGTCATCAAGACCTGGTCGCGTCGGTCGACCATCCTCCCCGACTTCATCGGGCATACCTTTGCGGTGCATGACGGCCGCAAGCATGTCCCGGTGTTCGTCACCGAGGCGATGGTCGGGCACAAGTTGGGCGAATTCGCCCCGACGCGCACCTTCAAGGGTCACATCAAGGACGACCGGAAGAGCAAGCGGCGATGA
- the rplV gene encoding 50S ribosomal protein L22, translated as MSTTVTEYPSAMAQARFVRVSASKARRVIDLVRGKSVEQALDILRWAPQGASETVAKVIASAAANAQNNEGLDPTTLVVATIHADEGPTAKRIRPRAQGRAFRIRKRTSHITVIVESRPPKQKGAPAASARSRRAQGSKAAAVKGTAETKGGSE; from the coding sequence ATGAGTACCACAGTCACTGAATACCCATCCGCGATGGCGCAGGCACGTTTCGTGCGTGTCTCCGCCAGCAAGGCCCGTCGTGTCATCGACCTGGTCCGCGGCAAGAGCGTCGAGCAAGCCCTCGACATCTTGCGGTGGGCGCCGCAGGGTGCCAGCGAGACGGTCGCCAAGGTGATCGCGAGCGCTGCCGCCAACGCGCAGAACAACGAGGGCCTGGACCCGACGACGCTGGTGGTTGCGACCATCCACGCCGATGAGGGTCCGACCGCCAAGCGCATCCGTCCGCGTGCCCAGGGGCGTGCGTTCCGGATCCGCAAGCGCACCAGCCACATCACGGTGATCGTGGAGAGCCGTCCGCCCAAGCAGAAGGGTGCGCCCGCCGCCTCGGCACGCAGCCGTCGTGCACAGGGCAGCAAGGCCGCCGCCGTGAAGGGCACGGCCGAGACGAAGGGAGGCTCGGAGTAG
- a CDS encoding alkyl/aryl-sulfatase, translating into MDPDSKSQSAGENNEVRAQLPRRKLLGGLAVAGVGTVAVSTLLAGCDSDSGGSAGGSGGVKTDNSVKGATDATKAANQKLLDTLPFNDKADFEDAKRGLIERPETLTIKDANGNVVWDLEEYKTYIADDKPAPETVNPSLWRNAQLCMEYGLFEVVPDRIYQVRGYDLSNVTFIKGDTGWVVIDTAISPETAKAALDLANTKLGNRPIVAVVHSHSHVDHYGGVRGLVNQADVDSGKVKIIAPQAFVEDAVNENVIAGNAMSRRAIYMYGALLPRNAEGGVNGGLGQTVSTGVPTLIIPTDIISTTGTKMTVDGVDMEFQMTPGTEAPTEMNTFFPQFKAMWMAENTTNTMHNLLTLRGAQVRDALKWASFLNETIRTYGPNTEVKFQSHHWPKWGNANIIDYWKKQRDMYKYMHDQSVRMMNQGLVGSEIAEEIQFPPEINTYWPDRGYYGTLKHNSRAVYQRYMGWYDGNPSDLDDLPPVDAAKKYVEYMGGEDAILEKAQKDFDNGNYRWTAMVLKQVVFANPDSANGKNLLADSYEQMGYQAESGPWRSVYLQGAYELRNGVPTAGGTDTASPDTIEAMPPEMMFDYLGVRLNGPKAAGKNIKLNVTFDDLKQDYTLFVENGVLNYAPGKIGDANASLTLSKETMNQIQLGKLKLDDGIDQKKVAVDGNRDSVSEFIGLMDTFPFWFNIVTP; encoded by the coding sequence ATGGATCCCGATTCGAAGTCGCAAAGTGCCGGTGAGAACAACGAAGTCCGTGCGCAGTTGCCGCGGCGCAAGCTGCTGGGGGGCCTGGCTGTCGCCGGTGTCGGCACCGTGGCCGTGTCCACGCTGCTGGCCGGCTGTGACAGCGACTCCGGCGGATCAGCCGGCGGCAGTGGCGGAGTGAAGACCGACAACAGCGTCAAAGGCGCGACCGACGCGACCAAGGCAGCCAATCAGAAGCTACTCGATACGCTCCCGTTCAACGACAAGGCTGATTTCGAAGACGCCAAGCGGGGGCTGATCGAACGTCCGGAGACACTGACGATCAAGGACGCGAATGGCAATGTCGTGTGGGACCTTGAGGAATACAAGACCTACATTGCCGACGACAAGCCGGCCCCGGAGACCGTCAATCCCAGCCTGTGGCGTAATGCCCAGCTGTGTATGGAGTACGGCCTGTTCGAGGTCGTGCCTGATCGGATCTACCAGGTGCGCGGCTACGACCTGTCGAACGTGACCTTCATCAAGGGTGACACCGGCTGGGTCGTGATCGACACGGCGATCTCGCCCGAGACCGCCAAGGCCGCATTGGATCTGGCGAACACGAAGCTTGGGAATCGCCCGATTGTCGCCGTGGTCCACAGCCACTCGCATGTCGACCACTACGGTGGTGTGCGCGGCCTCGTGAACCAGGCTGACGTCGACTCCGGCAAGGTGAAAATCATCGCGCCGCAAGCCTTCGTCGAGGATGCGGTGAACGAGAATGTCATCGCCGGCAACGCGATGTCGCGGCGCGCGATCTATATGTACGGCGCCCTGCTGCCCCGAAACGCGGAGGGTGGCGTCAATGGTGGTCTGGGGCAGACGGTGTCTACCGGGGTGCCGACGCTGATCATTCCGACCGACATCATCAGCACGACCGGAACCAAGATGACCGTCGACGGTGTCGACATGGAGTTCCAGATGACTCCGGGCACCGAGGCGCCGACCGAGATGAACACGTTCTTCCCGCAGTTCAAAGCCATGTGGATGGCCGAGAACACCACCAACACCATGCACAACCTGCTGACGTTGCGCGGGGCGCAGGTGCGTGACGCGCTGAAGTGGGCCAGCTTCCTCAACGAAACGATCCGGACGTACGGGCCCAACACCGAGGTCAAGTTCCAGAGCCACCACTGGCCGAAGTGGGGCAATGCCAACATCATCGACTACTGGAAGAAGCAGCGTGACATGTACAAGTACATGCACGACCAGTCGGTGCGCATGATGAATCAGGGTCTGGTGGGTTCGGAGATCGCGGAAGAGATTCAGTTCCCGCCCGAAATCAACACGTACTGGCCCGACCGTGGTTATTACGGCACCCTCAAGCACAACTCACGTGCGGTGTACCAGCGTTACATGGGCTGGTACGACGGCAATCCGTCCGACCTCGACGACCTGCCGCCGGTGGACGCGGCCAAGAAGTACGTCGAGTACATGGGTGGTGAAGATGCGATTCTGGAGAAGGCTCAGAAGGATTTCGACAACGGCAACTACCGCTGGACCGCCATGGTGCTCAAGCAGGTGGTGTTTGCCAATCCGGACAGTGCGAACGGAAAGAACCTGCTGGCCGACAGTTACGAGCAGATGGGCTATCAGGCCGAGTCCGGCCCGTGGCGCTCGGTGTATCTGCAGGGCGCCTACGAGCTCCGCAACGGGGTGCCGACTGCCGGTGGCACAGATACCGCGAGCCCCGACACCATCGAGGCCATGCCGCCCGAGATGATGTTCGACTACCTCGGGGTGCGGTTGAACGGACCGAAGGCGGCGGGCAAGAACATCAAGCTCAACGTCACGTTCGACGACCTGAAGCAGGACTACACCCTGTTCGTCGAGAACGGCGTGCTGAACTACGCACCAGGCAAGATCGGCGATGCCAATGCGAGCCTCACGCTGTCCAAAGAGACGATGAACCAGATCCAGTTGGGGAAGCTGAAGCTCGATGACGGCATCGATCAGAAGAAAGTCGCCGTCGACGGAAACCGGGATTCGGTCAGCGAGTTCATCGGACTGATGGACACCTTCCCGTTCTGGTTCAACATCGTCACGCCGTAG
- the rpsQ gene encoding 30S ribosomal protein S17 produces MAETKGPKHTPATEKPRGRRKTAIGYVVSDKMQKTIVVELESRKSHPLYGKIIRTTTKVKAHDENGDAGIGDRVSLMETRPTSATKRWRLVEVLEKAK; encoded by the coding sequence ATGGCAGAGACTAAAGGCCCCAAGCACACGCCGGCCACCGAGAAGCCCCGTGGCCGTCGCAAGACCGCCATCGGCTACGTGGTGAGCGACAAGATGCAGAAGACCATCGTGGTCGAGCTGGAATCTCGTAAGAGCCACCCGCTCTACGGCAAGATCATCCGGACCACCACCAAGGTCAAGGCGCACGACGAGAACGGCGATGCCGGTATCGGCGACCGCGTCTCGTTGATGGAGACCCGGCCGACGTCGGCCACCAAGCGGTGGCGGCTGGTCGAGGTGCTGGAGAAGGCCAAGTAG
- the rplC gene encoding 50S ribosomal protein L3 has translation MARKGILGTKLGMTQVFDENNKVVPVTVVKAGPNVVTLIRTPERDGYSAVQLAYGEISPRKVNKPVTGQYAAAGVNPRRHLAELRVDEAAAAEYEVGQELTAEIFADGAYVDVTGTSKGKGFAGTMKRHGFAGQGASHGAQAVHRRPGSIGGCATPGRVFKGTRMSGRMGHDRVTTQNLKVHKVDAENGVLLIKGAIPGRNGGLVVVRSAIKRGEK, from the coding sequence ATGGCTAGAAAAGGCATTTTGGGCACCAAGCTGGGCATGACGCAGGTGTTCGACGAGAACAACAAAGTCGTCCCGGTGACGGTCGTGAAGGCCGGCCCCAACGTGGTGACCCTTATCCGTACCCCCGAGCGCGACGGCTACAGCGCCGTGCAGCTCGCCTATGGCGAGATCAGCCCGCGCAAGGTCAACAAGCCCGTCACCGGTCAGTACGCCGCCGCGGGTGTCAACCCGCGCCGCCACCTGGCTGAGCTGCGGGTCGACGAAGCTGCTGCCGCCGAGTACGAGGTGGGCCAGGAGCTGACCGCCGAGATCTTCGCCGACGGTGCTTACGTCGACGTGACCGGCACCAGCAAGGGCAAGGGCTTCGCCGGCACCATGAAGCGTCACGGCTTCGCCGGTCAGGGCGCCAGCCACGGCGCCCAGGCCGTGCACCGCCGCCCCGGCTCCATCGGTGGCTGTGCCACCCCGGGCCGCGTGTTCAAGGGCACCCGGATGTCGGGCCGCATGGGCCACGACCGGGTGACCACGCAGAACCTCAAGGTTCACAAGGTCGATGCCGAGAACGGCGTGCTGTTGATCAAGGGCGCCATCCCCGGACGCAACGGTGGTCTGGTGGTTGTCCGCAGCGCAATCAAGCGAGGCGAGAAGTAA
- the rplP gene encoding 50S ribosomal protein L16, whose product MLIPRKVKHRKQHHPRQRGIASGGTSVSFGDYGIQALGHAYITNRQIESARIAINRHIKRGGKVWINIFPDRPLTKKPAETRMGSGKGSPEWWIANVKPGRILFEISYPDEKIAKEALTRAIHKLPIKARIVSREEQF is encoded by the coding sequence ATGCTGATTCCCCGTAAGGTCAAGCACCGCAAGCAGCATCACCCGCGCCAGCGCGGCATCGCCAGCGGTGGCACGTCGGTGAGCTTCGGTGACTACGGCATCCAGGCCCTCGGCCACGCCTACATCACCAACCGGCAGATCGAGTCCGCTCGTATCGCCATCAACCGGCACATCAAGCGTGGCGGCAAGGTCTGGATCAACATCTTCCCGGACCGCCCGCTGACCAAGAAGCCTGCCGAGACCCGCATGGGTTCCGGTAAGGGTTCGCCGGAGTGGTGGATTGCCAACGTCAAGCCGGGCCGCATTTTGTTCGAGATCAGCTACCCCGACGAGAAGATCGCCAAGGAAGCACTGACTCGCGCAATCCACAAGCTGCCGATCAAGGCACGCATCGTGAGTCGAGAGGAGCAGTTCTGA
- the rpsC gene encoding 30S ribosomal protein S3, producing the protein MGQKINPHGFRLGITTEWKSRWYADKQYKDYVKEDVAIRRLLATGLERAGIADVEIERTRDRVRVDIHTARPGIVIGRRGTEADRIRADLEKLTKKQVQLNILEVKNPESTAQLVAQGVAEQLSNRVAFRRAMRKAIQSAMRQPNVKGIRVQCSGRLGGAEMSRSEFYREGRVPLHTLRADIDYGLYEAKTTFGRIGVKVWIYKGDIVGGKRELTAAAPASDRPRRERPSGTRPRRSGSSGTTATSTEAGRAATGDAPAATEAAAVEAAPAAESTES; encoded by the coding sequence GTGGGCCAGAAGATCAATCCCCACGGCTTCCGGCTCGGTATCACCACCGAGTGGAAGTCCCGGTGGTACGCCGACAAGCAGTACAAGGACTACGTGAAGGAAGACGTCGCCATCCGGCGTCTGCTGGCTACGGGTCTTGAGCGCGCCGGCATCGCCGACGTGGAGATCGAGCGCACCCGGGACCGGGTCCGCGTTGACATCCACACCGCGCGTCCCGGCATCGTCATCGGTCGCCGCGGCACCGAGGCCGACCGCATCCGTGCCGACCTGGAGAAGCTGACCAAGAAGCAGGTTCAGCTGAACATCCTCGAGGTGAAGAACCCCGAGTCGACGGCACAGCTCGTCGCTCAGGGTGTGGCCGAGCAGCTGAGCAACCGTGTGGCGTTCCGCCGCGCGATGCGCAAGGCGATCCAGTCGGCCATGCGCCAGCCCAACGTCAAGGGCATCCGGGTGCAGTGCTCGGGCCGCCTCGGTGGTGCTGAGATGAGCCGCTCGGAGTTCTACCGCGAGGGTCGGGTTCCGCTGCACACGCTGCGCGCGGACATCGACTACGGCCTCTACGAGGCCAAGACCACCTTCGGTCGGATCGGCGTGAAGGTGTGGATCTACAAGGGCGACATCGTCGGTGGCAAGCGTGAGCTGACCGCCGCCGCACCGGCCAGCGACCGGCCGCGTCGTGAGCGTCCGTCGGGTACCCGGCCGCGTCGTAGCGGTTCCTCGGGCACCACGGCGACGAGCACTGAGGCCGGCCGCGCTGCGACCGGAGATGCGCCCGCAGCTACTGAGGCCGCTGCTGTCGAGGCTGCGCCGGCCGCTGAGAGCACGGAGAGCTAA
- the rplW gene encoding 50S ribosomal protein L23: protein MATVTDPRDIILAPVISEKSYGLIENNVYTFVVHPDSNKTQIKIAIEKIFDVKVSSVNTANRQGKRKRTRSGFGKRKDTKRAIVTLVAGSKPIELFGAPA from the coding sequence ATGGCTACCGTGACCGACCCCCGCGACATCATCCTGGCTCCGGTCATCTCGGAGAAGTCGTACGGGCTGATCGAGAACAACGTGTACACGTTCGTCGTGCACCCGGATTCGAACAAGACGCAGATCAAGATCGCCATTGAGAAGATCTTCGACGTCAAGGTCAGTTCGGTGAACACCGCCAACCGCCAGGGCAAGCGCAAGCGCACCCGCTCGGGCTTCGGCAAGCGCAAGGACACCAAGCGTGCCATCGTCACCCTGGTCGCCGGCAGCAAGCCGATCGAACTGTTCGGAGCCCCGGCGTAA
- the rplB gene encoding 50S ribosomal protein L2 — protein sequence MGIRKYKPTTPGRRGASVSDFAEITRSTPEKSLIRPLHGKGGRNAHGRITTRHKGGGHKRAYRVIDFRRHDKDGVNAKVAHIEYDPNRTANIALLHYLDGEKRYIIAPQGLKQGDVIEQGPNADIKPGNSLPLRNIPAGTVIHAVELRPGGGAKMGRSAGVSIQLLGKEGTYASLRMPSGEIRRVDVRCRATVGEVGNKEQANINWGKAGRMRWKGKRPTVRGVVMNPVDHPHGGGEGKTSGGRHPVSPWGKPEGRTRKPNKPSDKLIVRRRRTGKNKR from the coding sequence ATGGGAATTCGCAAGTACAAGCCGACGACTCCGGGTCGTCGCGGTGCCAGCGTCTCCGATTTCGCCGAGATCACTCGTTCGACTCCGGAGAAATCGCTGATTCGCCCGCTGCACGGCAAGGGTGGTCGTAACGCCCACGGCCGGATCACCACCCGGCACAAGGGTGGTGGCCACAAGCGTGCCTACCGCGTCATCGACTTCCGTCGCCACGACAAGGACGGCGTCAACGCCAAGGTTGCGCACATCGAGTACGACCCCAACCGCACCGCGAACATCGCGCTGCTTCACTACCTGGACGGCGAGAAGCGCTACATCATCGCGCCCCAGGGCCTGAAGCAGGGCGACGTGATCGAGCAGGGGCCGAACGCCGACATCAAGCCGGGCAACAGCCTGCCGCTGCGCAACATCCCCGCCGGTACCGTGATCCACGCTGTGGAGCTGCGGCCCGGTGGCGGTGCCAAGATGGGCCGCTCTGCCGGTGTCAGCATCCAGTTGCTGGGTAAGGAAGGCACCTACGCCTCGCTGCGTATGCCGTCCGGTGAAATCCGCCGCGTCGACGTGCGCTGCCGCGCCACCGTCGGCGAGGTCGGCAACAAGGAGCAGGCCAACATCAACTGGGGTAAGGCCGGCCGTATGCGGTGGAAGGGCAAGCGCCCGACCGTCCGTGGTGTCGTGATGAACCCGGTCGACCACCCGCATGGTGGTGGTGAGGGTAAGACCTCTGGTGGCCGCCATCCGGTCAGCCCGTGGGGTAAGCCTGAGGGCCGCACCCGCAAGCCCAACAAGCCGAGCGACAAGCTCATCGTCCGTCGCCGGCGCACCGGCAAGAACAAGCGCTAG
- the rplD gene encoding 50S ribosomal protein L4, with amino-acid sequence MTLKIDVKTPAGKKDGSIELPDALFDVEPNIALMHQVVNAQLAAKRQGTHATKTRAMVSGGGKKPYRQKGTGRARQGSTRAPQFTGGGVVHGPQPRDYSQRTPKKMIAAALRGALSDRARNERIHAITELVEGQTPSTKSAKAFLGSLTENKKVLVVIGRTDEVGARSVRNLPGVHVISPDQLNTYDVLRADDLVFSVEALNAYIAANTKEEVSA; translated from the coding sequence ATGACTCTCAAAATTGATGTGAAGACGCCGGCAGGCAAGAAGGACGGCTCCATCGAGCTGCCCGACGCCCTGTTCGACGTCGAACCCAACATCGCTCTGATGCACCAGGTCGTCAACGCTCAGTTGGCCGCCAAGCGCCAGGGCACGCATGCGACGAAGACCCGCGCCATGGTCTCCGGTGGCGGCAAGAAGCCGTACCGGCAGAAGGGCACCGGCCGGGCTCGTCAGGGCTCGACCCGTGCGCCGCAGTTCACCGGCGGTGGCGTCGTGCACGGCCCGCAGCCGCGCGACTACAGCCAGCGGACCCCGAAGAAGATGATCGCCGCCGCCCTGCGCGGTGCGCTCTCGGACCGGGCCCGCAACGAGCGGATCCACGCGATCACCGAACTGGTGGAGGGTCAGACCCCGTCGACCAAGAGCGCCAAGGCGTTCCTGGGCAGCCTGACCGAGAACAAGAAGGTTCTCGTCGTCATCGGCCGCACCGATGAGGTCGGCGCCCGTAGCGTCCGCAACCTGCCTGGTGTGCACGTGATCTCGCCGGATCAGCTCAACACCTACGACGTGCTCCGTGCGGACGATCTGGTGTTCAGCGTCGAGGCGCTGAACGCGTACATCGCTGCGAATACGAAAGAGGAGGTGTCGGCCTGA